A region of Phalacrocorax carbo chromosome 7, bPhaCar2.1, whole genome shotgun sequence DNA encodes the following proteins:
- the RAB27A gene encoding ras-related protein Rab-27A → MSDGDYDYLIKFLALGDSGVGKTSLLYQYTDGKFNSKFITTVGIDFREKRVVYRPNGPDGVGGRGQRIHLQLWDTAGQERFRSLTTAFFRDAMGFLLLFDMTNEQSFLNVRNWISQLQMHAYCENPDIVLCGNKSDLEDQRMVKEEEAKELAEKYEIPYFETSAANGNNVSKAIETLLDLIMKRMERCVDKSWIPEGVVRSNGHSSTEHLNEEQEKGKCGC, encoded by the exons ATGTCTGATGGGGACTATGATTACCTCATAAAATTTCTAGCACTTGGTGATTCTGGAGTAGGAAAGACCAGCCTTCTTTACCAATATACAGATGGCAAATTTAATTCCAAATTTATCACAACAGTGGGCATTGACTTTCGGGAAAAGAGAGTG GTGTATAGACCCAATGGGCCAGATGGCGTTGGTGGCAGAGGACAGAGGATACATCTTCAGCTCTGGGATACTGCAGGGCAGGAAAG GTTTCGTAGCTTGACAACGGCTTTCTTCAGAGATGCCATGGGGTTTCTTCTACTCTTTGATATGACAAATGAGCAAAGCTTTCTCAATGTCAGGAACTGGATAA GTCAGCTACAAATGCATGCATATTGTGAAAACCCTGACATTGTATTATGTGGAAACAAGAGCGATCTGGAAGACCAGAGAATGGTGAAAGAAGAGGAGGCTAAGGaacttgcagaaaaatatgA AATACCATATTTTGAAACCAGTGCAGCTAATGGGAATAATGTAAGCAAAGCCATTGAAACTCTGCTTGACCTCATTATGAAGCGCATGGAACGGTGTGTGGATAAATCCTGGATCCCAGAAGGGGTAGTGCGCTCCAATGGGCACAGCTCTACAGAACACCTGAATGAGGagcaagaaaaaggcaaatgtgGCTGTTAA